Proteins from one Cryptomeria japonica chromosome 4, Sugi_1.0, whole genome shotgun sequence genomic window:
- the LOC131053907 gene encoding protein SUPPRESSOR OF npr1-1, CONSTITUTIVE 1, translating into MLLSLPSSFGDLTNLRYLSLKDCCSLGRLPVTFKNLMLLQYLNLKRCRQLILMLDDFQNIAELEYLNLSECDAVEELPHHITNQVSLKELYLDGMKRLRELPIKIGELSRLQKLKIGNRLVNITVGSNLKFLPNSLGDLSSLTVLSIQECPNLKSLPTSLGNLPSLTDLSIHKCPNLLFLPTSLRNLSSLTDLSIHECPKLESLPASLGDFFSLTSLSIYECPKLEFLPSSVGHPTLLGVVFVNLKRMQLLGTEVCRISISKDNYPCLESLDLGSSSYLMEIQALPINLEWLHICWCPHLFVLPSFACLTSLKEFEVRGCHQIKKIEGLKYCTRLETLRLHTCWEVSGIESLEHMEKLRMVELRANKGSAIRSCIKTIQKWPDEIIMCTQAVSHASSLVDSLQLSPHLSVVDSFSNNNLYCIPELMRNCFSNRNAIMVCYVIDSVDYLQMQIFLERREEMIQGTLSLSLMSSMEIGKGRWAVVGVFTQRSEWLRTEDSSRYSFQIRAAARGWTAEVERGLAVTGEEQSLQGFAMEALRQLTY; encoded by the exons ATGCTACTATCACTACCCAGCAGTTTCGGCGATTTGACAAATCTGCGGTATCTCAGTTTGAAGGATTGCTGCAGCTTGGGGAGATTGCCGGTTACTTTTAAGAACTTGATGCTCCTGCAATATCTCAATTTAAAGAGGTGTAGACAGCTCATACTAATGTTAGATGATTTCCAAAACATTGCAGAGCTGGAGTATTTGAACCTGTCTGAGTGCGACGCAGTGGAAGAGTTGCCTCATCACATCACAAATCAGGTGTCCTTGAAAGAGCTTTATTTAGATGGTATGAAGAGGTTAAGGGAGCTTCCAATTAAAATAGGTGAACTAAGCAGGCTGCAAAAGCTGAAGATAGGAAATCGCTTGGTCAATATTACTGTTGGTTCCAACCTAAAATTCTTGCCTAACTCTCTTGGAGATTTATCCTCCTTAACTGTTCTTTCAATTCAGGAATGTCCCAACCTAAAGTCATTACCGACCTCTCTTGGAAATTTACCCTCCTTAACTGATCTTTCAATTCATAAATGTCCCAACCTGTTGTTTTTACCCACGTCTCTTAGAAATTTGTCCTCCTTAACTGATCTTTCAATTCATGAATGTCCCAAACTGGAATCTTTACCGGCCTCTCTTGGAGATTTCTTCTCCTTAACTAGTCTTTCAATTTATGAATGTCCAAAGCTGGAATTCTTACCGTCCTCTGTTGGGCATCCTACTCTGTTAGGAGTGGTGTTCGTCAATCTGAAGCGGATGCAACTACTAGGAACAGAAGTGTGTAGGATTTCAATTTCTAAAGACAATTATCCTTGCCTTGAGAGTCTGGATTTAGGCAGTAGCAGTTATTTAATGGAGATTCAAGCGTTGCCAATAAACCTTGAATGGCTGCATATATGTTGGTGTCCACACTTGTTCGTGCTTCCGAGCTTTGCATGCTTAACTTCTCTCAAAGAATTTGAAGTACGAGGTTGCcaccaaattaaaaaaattgaaggtttaaaatattGCACAAGATTGGAAACATTGAGACTACACACCTGCTGGGAGGTGTCGGGCATTGAAAGTTTGGAGCACATGGAGAAACTAAGGATGGTAGAGCTCAGAGCAAACAAGGGATCAGCTATTAGAAGTTGCATTAAAACGATACAg AAATGGCCAGATGAAATAATAATGTGTACGCAGGCGGTCTCTCACGCGTCCTCACTTGTAGACTCCTTACaactctctcctcatctctctgtcGTCGACTCCTTCTCTAACAATAATCTTTACTGCATACCGGAATTGATGCGCAACTGTTTCTCCAATCGCAATGCCATTATGGTGTGCTATGTTATAGATTCTGTTGATTATTtacaaatgcaaatttttttagaaCGGCGTGAAGAAATGATTCAAGGAACTTTAAGCCTTAGTTTAATGTCTTCGATGGAGATTGGAAAGGGTAGATGGGCAGTGGTAGGTGTCTTCACACAACGTTCCGAATGGCTCAGAACAGAGGACTCTTCAAGATACTCATTCCAAATAAGGGCTGCTGCCCGAGGATGGACAGCGGAAGTGGAGAGAGGTTTGGCTGTCACAGGGGAAGAGCAAAGTTTACAAGGTTTTGCTATGGAGGCATTGCGCCAGTTGACATATTGA
- the LOC131053905 gene encoding TMV resistance protein N isoform X2 encodes MASSSTNSVRPENEAMAAFHEIAPSASTSSTLIQKPSYDVFINHRVPDVKKTLATRIYNSLRDMKVTAFLDSKELEYGDFLPATLEAAIRGATLHIAIFSESYAESPWCLAELSYMLKSGAKVIPVFYYVEPTDLRYVAQRKGKYVHAFDKHEEKGRYSPEKLQEWKDALYKVSFFTGEIIKNSDDEMGLLQNIVNIVQKEKSNVSLVVAKHPVGLDEAVEDFENTLQLAQGHQDVQIVGIWGMGGSGKTTLAKELYNRRCSSMERSSFIFDIREAKGMLQKKQIELLKGLGVDETFDNVEQGKAILARHLRSFRVLIVMDDVDHADQLDVLIPIKERLGKGSFIIVTTRECEVLTSWDISSVYKMRPLDPHNAKQLFCWYAFLQPFPFQGFEVLVKKFLEACHGLPLSLKVFGAQLCGNSSKEYWESLLHQISRILPKNIKEIFKVSYDALDDEEKEAFLDIACFFIGEKNSLVIEFWDGSGWSGLYIWKRLLNKCLVELDKDNLINMHDHLRDLGREISNQHSPSDFGYPNRLLITINKQRKKKEFEELKLQHLHMEYGYTKFK; translated from the exons ATGGCGTCTAGTTCTACAAACTCTGTTCGACCAGAGAATGAGGCTATGGCTGCTTTCCATGAAATCGCGCCATCTGCATCTACATCCTCAACACTCATCCAAAAGCCGTCTTACGATGTGTTCATCAATCATCGTGTACCAGATGTCAAAAAAACTTTAGCCACCAGAATCTACAATAGCCTTCGTGACATGAAGGTAACAGCTTTTCTAGATTCAAAGGAGTTGGAATATGGCGATTTCTTGCCTGCAACATTAGAAGCAGCAATCCGTGGTGCTACCCTTCATATAGCAATTTTTTCAGAGAGCTATGCAGAATCACCTTGGTGTTTGGCAGAGCTCTCATATATGCTTAAAAGTGGTGCAAAAGTTATTCCCGTTTTCTACTATGTAGAGCCTACTGATTTAAGATATGTAGCTCAAAGGAAAGGAAAGTACGTTCATGCCTTTGATAAGCATGAAGAGAAGGGTAGATATAGCCCAGAAAAGCTTCAGGAGTGGAAAGATGCACTCTACAAGGTCTCATTTTTCACTGGCGAAATCATCAAAAATAGTGA TGATGAGATGGGGTTGCTCCAGAATATTGTGAATATTGTACAGAAAGAGAAAAGCAATGTGTCCCTAGTAGTAGCAAAACATCCAGTAGGTCTCGACGAGGCAGTAGAAGACTTTGAGAATACACTCCAACTTGCCCAGGGTCATCAGGATGTACAGATTGTGGGTATTTGGGGGATGGGTGGTTCCGGTAAGACCACGCTTGCCAAAGAATTATACAACAGAAGATGCTCATCCATGGAGAGATCCAGCTTTATTTTTGATATTAGAGAAGCCAAAGGGATGTTGCAGAAAAAACAGATTGAACTCCTCAAAGGCCTTGGTGTGGATGAAACATTTGATAATGTAGAACAAGGAAAGGCAATTCTAGCAAGGCATTTGAGATCTTTTAGAGTGTTAATTGTTATGGATGACGTGGATCATGCTGATCAATTGGATGTTCTGATACCTATAAAAGAAAGGCTGGGAAAGGGGAGTTTCATTATTGTTACAACCCGAGAATGTGAAGTTCTTACATCTTGGGATATATCCTCTGTATATAAAATGAGACCATTGGATCCACACAATGCAAAACAACTATTTTGTTGGTATGCTTTTTTACAACCCTTTCCCTTCCAGGGATTTGAGGTGCTTGTTAAAAAGTTCTTAGAGGCTTGTCATGGATTGCCCTTGTCACTTAAGGTATTTGGAGCACAGCTATGCGGTAATAGTTCCAAAGAATATTGGGAGTCTTTATTACATCAAATTTCAAGGATATTGCCTAAAAATATTAAAGAGATATTCAAAGTAAGCTACGATGccctggatgatgaagagaaagaagcGTTTCTTGATATTGCATGTTTCTttattggagaaaagaacagtttgGTGATTGAATTTTGGGATGGATCAGGGTGGAGTGGTCTATACATTTGGAAAAGGCTTCTAAATAAGTGTTTGGTTGAACTTGATAAGGACAATCTCATAAATATGCATGATCATTTAAGAGATCTGGGAAGAGAAATTTCAAATCAACATTCGCCCTCCGACTTTGGTTACCCCAACAGATTATTAATTACGATAAACAAACAAAG aaaaaaaaaggaaTTCGAGGAATTAAAGCTGCAACATTTACATATGGAGTATG GATACACCAAATTTAAGTAG
- the LOC131053905 gene encoding TMV resistance protein N isoform X3, which yields MASSSTNSVRPENEAMAAFHEIAPSASTSSTLIQKPSYDVFINHRVPDVKKTLATRIYNSLRDMKVTAFLDSKELEYGDFLPATLEAAIRGATLHIAIFSESYAESPWCLAELSYMLKSGAKVIPVFYYVEPTDLRYVAQRKGKYVHAFDKHEEKGRYSPEKLQEWKDALYKVSFFTGEIIKNSDDEMGLLQNIVNIVQKEKSNVSLVVAKHPVGLDEAVEDFENTLQLAQGHQDVQIVGIWGMGGSGKTTLAKELYNRRCSSMERSSFIFDIREAKGMLQKKQIELLKGLGVDETFDNVEQGKAILARHLRSFRVLIVMDDVDHADQLDVLIPIKERLGKGSFIIVTTRECEVLTSWDISSVYKMRPLDPHNAKQLFCWYAFLQPFPFQGFEVLVKKFLEACHGLPLSLKVFGAQLCGNSSKEYWESLLHQISRILPKNIKEIFKVSYDALDDEEKEAFLDIACFFIGEKNSLVIEFWDGSGWSGLYIWKRLLNKCLVELDKDNLINMHDHLRDLGREISNQHSPSDFGYPNRLLITINKQRKKKEFEELKLQHLHMEIHQI from the exons ATGGCGTCTAGTTCTACAAACTCTGTTCGACCAGAGAATGAGGCTATGGCTGCTTTCCATGAAATCGCGCCATCTGCATCTACATCCTCAACACTCATCCAAAAGCCGTCTTACGATGTGTTCATCAATCATCGTGTACCAGATGTCAAAAAAACTTTAGCCACCAGAATCTACAATAGCCTTCGTGACATGAAGGTAACAGCTTTTCTAGATTCAAAGGAGTTGGAATATGGCGATTTCTTGCCTGCAACATTAGAAGCAGCAATCCGTGGTGCTACCCTTCATATAGCAATTTTTTCAGAGAGCTATGCAGAATCACCTTGGTGTTTGGCAGAGCTCTCATATATGCTTAAAAGTGGTGCAAAAGTTATTCCCGTTTTCTACTATGTAGAGCCTACTGATTTAAGATATGTAGCTCAAAGGAAAGGAAAGTACGTTCATGCCTTTGATAAGCATGAAGAGAAGGGTAGATATAGCCCAGAAAAGCTTCAGGAGTGGAAAGATGCACTCTACAAGGTCTCATTTTTCACTGGCGAAATCATCAAAAATAGTGA TGATGAGATGGGGTTGCTCCAGAATATTGTGAATATTGTACAGAAAGAGAAAAGCAATGTGTCCCTAGTAGTAGCAAAACATCCAGTAGGTCTCGACGAGGCAGTAGAAGACTTTGAGAATACACTCCAACTTGCCCAGGGTCATCAGGATGTACAGATTGTGGGTATTTGGGGGATGGGTGGTTCCGGTAAGACCACGCTTGCCAAAGAATTATACAACAGAAGATGCTCATCCATGGAGAGATCCAGCTTTATTTTTGATATTAGAGAAGCCAAAGGGATGTTGCAGAAAAAACAGATTGAACTCCTCAAAGGCCTTGGTGTGGATGAAACATTTGATAATGTAGAACAAGGAAAGGCAATTCTAGCAAGGCATTTGAGATCTTTTAGAGTGTTAATTGTTATGGATGACGTGGATCATGCTGATCAATTGGATGTTCTGATACCTATAAAAGAAAGGCTGGGAAAGGGGAGTTTCATTATTGTTACAACCCGAGAATGTGAAGTTCTTACATCTTGGGATATATCCTCTGTATATAAAATGAGACCATTGGATCCACACAATGCAAAACAACTATTTTGTTGGTATGCTTTTTTACAACCCTTTCCCTTCCAGGGATTTGAGGTGCTTGTTAAAAAGTTCTTAGAGGCTTGTCATGGATTGCCCTTGTCACTTAAGGTATTTGGAGCACAGCTATGCGGTAATAGTTCCAAAGAATATTGGGAGTCTTTATTACATCAAATTTCAAGGATATTGCCTAAAAATATTAAAGAGATATTCAAAGTAAGCTACGATGccctggatgatgaagagaaagaagcGTTTCTTGATATTGCATGTTTCTttattggagaaaagaacagtttgGTGATTGAATTTTGGGATGGATCAGGGTGGAGTGGTCTATACATTTGGAAAAGGCTTCTAAATAAGTGTTTGGTTGAACTTGATAAGGACAATCTCATAAATATGCATGATCATTTAAGAGATCTGGGAAGAGAAATTTCAAATCAACATTCGCCCTCCGACTTTGGTTACCCCAACAGATTATTAATTACGATAAACAAACAAAG aaaaaaaaaggaaTTCGAGGAATTAAAGCTGCAACATTTACATATGGA GATACACCAAATTTAA
- the LOC131053905 gene encoding TMV resistance protein N isoform X1, which yields MASSSTNSVRPENEAMAAFHEIAPSASTSSTLIQKPSYDVFINHRVPDVKKTLATRIYNSLRDMKVTAFLDSKELEYGDFLPATLEAAIRGATLHIAIFSESYAESPWCLAELSYMLKSGAKVIPVFYYVEPTDLRYVAQRKGKYVHAFDKHEEKGRYSPEKLQEWKDALYKVSFFTGEIIKNSDDEMGLLQNIVNIVQKEKSNVSLVVAKHPVGLDEAVEDFENTLQLAQGHQDVQIVGIWGMGGSGKTTLAKELYNRRCSSMERSSFIFDIREAKGMLQKKQIELLKGLGVDETFDNVEQGKAILARHLRSFRVLIVMDDVDHADQLDVLIPIKERLGKGSFIIVTTRECEVLTSWDISSVYKMRPLDPHNAKQLFCWYAFLQPFPFQGFEVLVKKFLEACHGLPLSLKVFGAQLCGNSSKEYWESLLHQISRILPKNIKEIFKVSYDALDDEEKEAFLDIACFFIGEKNSLVIEFWDGSGWSGLYIWKRLLNKCLVELDKDNLINMHDHLRDLGREISNQHSPSDFGYPNRLLITINKQRKKKEFEELKLQHLHMEYGRLFCLIYINFLHYVIFPDISFLFSARKCFSTNVCKRLINW from the exons ATGGCGTCTAGTTCTACAAACTCTGTTCGACCAGAGAATGAGGCTATGGCTGCTTTCCATGAAATCGCGCCATCTGCATCTACATCCTCAACACTCATCCAAAAGCCGTCTTACGATGTGTTCATCAATCATCGTGTACCAGATGTCAAAAAAACTTTAGCCACCAGAATCTACAATAGCCTTCGTGACATGAAGGTAACAGCTTTTCTAGATTCAAAGGAGTTGGAATATGGCGATTTCTTGCCTGCAACATTAGAAGCAGCAATCCGTGGTGCTACCCTTCATATAGCAATTTTTTCAGAGAGCTATGCAGAATCACCTTGGTGTTTGGCAGAGCTCTCATATATGCTTAAAAGTGGTGCAAAAGTTATTCCCGTTTTCTACTATGTAGAGCCTACTGATTTAAGATATGTAGCTCAAAGGAAAGGAAAGTACGTTCATGCCTTTGATAAGCATGAAGAGAAGGGTAGATATAGCCCAGAAAAGCTTCAGGAGTGGAAAGATGCACTCTACAAGGTCTCATTTTTCACTGGCGAAATCATCAAAAATAGTGA TGATGAGATGGGGTTGCTCCAGAATATTGTGAATATTGTACAGAAAGAGAAAAGCAATGTGTCCCTAGTAGTAGCAAAACATCCAGTAGGTCTCGACGAGGCAGTAGAAGACTTTGAGAATACACTCCAACTTGCCCAGGGTCATCAGGATGTACAGATTGTGGGTATTTGGGGGATGGGTGGTTCCGGTAAGACCACGCTTGCCAAAGAATTATACAACAGAAGATGCTCATCCATGGAGAGATCCAGCTTTATTTTTGATATTAGAGAAGCCAAAGGGATGTTGCAGAAAAAACAGATTGAACTCCTCAAAGGCCTTGGTGTGGATGAAACATTTGATAATGTAGAACAAGGAAAGGCAATTCTAGCAAGGCATTTGAGATCTTTTAGAGTGTTAATTGTTATGGATGACGTGGATCATGCTGATCAATTGGATGTTCTGATACCTATAAAAGAAAGGCTGGGAAAGGGGAGTTTCATTATTGTTACAACCCGAGAATGTGAAGTTCTTACATCTTGGGATATATCCTCTGTATATAAAATGAGACCATTGGATCCACACAATGCAAAACAACTATTTTGTTGGTATGCTTTTTTACAACCCTTTCCCTTCCAGGGATTTGAGGTGCTTGTTAAAAAGTTCTTAGAGGCTTGTCATGGATTGCCCTTGTCACTTAAGGTATTTGGAGCACAGCTATGCGGTAATAGTTCCAAAGAATATTGGGAGTCTTTATTACATCAAATTTCAAGGATATTGCCTAAAAATATTAAAGAGATATTCAAAGTAAGCTACGATGccctggatgatgaagagaaagaagcGTTTCTTGATATTGCATGTTTCTttattggagaaaagaacagtttgGTGATTGAATTTTGGGATGGATCAGGGTGGAGTGGTCTATACATTTGGAAAAGGCTTCTAAATAAGTGTTTGGTTGAACTTGATAAGGACAATCTCATAAATATGCATGATCATTTAAGAGATCTGGGAAGAGAAATTTCAAATCAACATTCGCCCTCCGACTTTGGTTACCCCAACAGATTATTAATTACGATAAACAAACAAAG aaaaaaaaaggaaTTCGAGGAATTAAAGCTGCAACATTTACATATGGAGTATGGTCGTCTTTTCTGTcttatttatataaattttttacatTATGTAATTTTCCCGgatatttcatttttgttttcagCACGCAAATGTTTTTCCACTAACGTATGTAAGAGGTTGATTAATTGGTGA